One genomic region from Jiangella sp. DSM 45060 encodes:
- a CDS encoding flavodoxin family protein has product MKAVVLNCTLKPSPQPSNTGALADVVAGFLGEDGVEVTAFRLADLKVPPGVQTDLGDGDDWPRVHDAILAAEILVVASPTWVGRPSSLAQRAVERMDAMISETADDGRPVAFDKVAGVVVTGNEDGAHHVISELCGAMMDIGFTIPAQAWTYWHLGPGPGPDYLDETKGHDWAHTTGRTMAANLVATASALAASPLPSPA; this is encoded by the coding sequence GTGAAGGCCGTGGTCCTGAACTGCACGCTCAAGCCGTCGCCGCAACCGTCCAACACCGGCGCGCTGGCCGACGTCGTTGCCGGATTCCTGGGTGAGGACGGCGTCGAGGTCACCGCGTTCCGGCTGGCCGACCTGAAGGTCCCGCCCGGCGTCCAGACCGATCTCGGCGACGGCGATGACTGGCCGCGGGTCCACGACGCGATCCTCGCCGCCGAAATCCTGGTCGTCGCCAGCCCGACGTGGGTGGGGCGGCCGTCGTCGCTGGCGCAGCGAGCGGTGGAGCGGATGGACGCGATGATCTCCGAGACCGCTGACGACGGCCGGCCGGTCGCGTTCGACAAGGTCGCCGGCGTCGTCGTCACCGGCAACGAGGACGGCGCGCACCACGTCATCTCCGAGCTGTGCGGGGCGATGATGGACATCGGGTTCACCATCCCGGCGCAGGCGTGGACCTACTGGCACCTCGGGCCCGGCCCCGGCCCCGACTATCTGGACGAGACCAAGGGCCACGACTGGGCGCACACCACCGGCCGCACCATGGCGGCCAACCTGGTTGCGACCGCCTCGGCGCTGGCCGCGTCGCCGCTGCCGTCGCCGGCCTGA
- a CDS encoding gas vesicle protein K — translation MTRPPAVLPERIDADADSVERDLFKLVLTVVELIRQLMERQALRRVDEGDLDDDQVEALGQALLRLDEAMAELRGRYGLTVRDLDLDLGPLGTLLGD, via the coding sequence ATGACCCGGCCGCCCGCCGTCCTGCCGGAACGCATCGACGCCGACGCGGACTCCGTCGAGCGGGACCTGTTCAAGCTCGTCCTGACGGTCGTCGAGCTGATCCGGCAGCTGATGGAGCGGCAGGCGCTGCGCCGCGTCGACGAGGGCGACCTCGACGACGATCAGGTGGAGGCGCTGGGCCAGGCCCTGCTGCGGCTGGACGAGGCGATGGCCGAGCTGCGCGGCCGGTACGGGCTGACCGTCCGCGACCTCGACCTCGACCTCGGCCCGCTCGGCACCTTGCTGGGAGACTGA
- a CDS encoding gas vesicle protein, which yields MTLAPAPPDGARIALVDLLDRLLGTGVVLSGDIVISLAGVDLVEVRLHALIRSIRAEERR from the coding sequence GTGACGCTCGCCCCGGCGCCGCCCGACGGCGCGCGGATCGCCCTGGTCGACCTGCTCGACCGGCTGCTCGGCACCGGCGTCGTGCTCTCCGGCGACATCGTCATCTCCCTCGCCGGCGTCGACCTGGTGGAGGTCCGGCTGCACGCGCTGATCCGCTCGATCCGGGCGGAGGAGCGGCGATGA
- a CDS encoding GvpL/GvpF family gas vesicle protein: protein MSETACYLYAIAAPVGDDVVGGLRGVADEPVRLVRHRDLAAVVGTVDVGPDGAFGEERLARNLADLAWLETAARAHHAVVAGVAGAAPVAPLRLGTIVDDDDAVRGRLDRWHDGFRSALEEVAGRAEWSVKVYAPQPVEPRPDAEPAPGAPGAGAAYLTRRKAAASARGDAFAHATAVAGQVHEELARQAADARRLAAQDQRLTGHDTPMCLNGAYLVPFDGADAFAATVEALRDRHPDCRFELAGPWPAYSFVTVEEES from the coding sequence ATGAGTGAGACCGCCTGCTACCTGTACGCGATCGCGGCGCCGGTCGGTGACGACGTCGTCGGCGGGTTGCGCGGGGTGGCGGACGAACCGGTGCGCCTCGTGCGCCACCGCGACCTCGCGGCCGTCGTCGGCACCGTCGACGTCGGACCGGACGGTGCGTTCGGCGAGGAGCGGCTGGCCCGCAACCTCGCCGACCTCGCCTGGCTGGAGACGGCGGCGCGGGCGCACCACGCCGTCGTGGCCGGGGTCGCCGGCGCGGCGCCGGTGGCGCCGCTGCGGCTGGGCACCATCGTCGATGACGACGACGCCGTCCGCGGCCGGCTGGATCGCTGGCACGACGGCTTCCGGAGTGCGCTGGAGGAGGTCGCCGGGCGGGCCGAGTGGAGCGTCAAGGTGTACGCGCCGCAGCCGGTGGAGCCGCGTCCCGACGCGGAGCCGGCGCCGGGCGCGCCGGGCGCCGGCGCGGCCTACCTGACCCGCCGGAAAGCGGCCGCCTCCGCCCGCGGCGACGCGTTCGCCCATGCGACGGCGGTGGCCGGCCAGGTGCACGAGGAGCTGGCCCGGCAGGCCGCCGACGCCCGCCGGCTCGCTGCCCAGGACCAGCGGCTGACCGGTCACGACACCCCGATGTGCCTGAACGGCGCCTACCTCGTGCCGTTCGATGGTGCGGACGCCTTCGCCGCCACGGTGGAGGCGTTGCGTGACCGGCACCCGGACTGCCGGTTCGAGCTGGCCGGACCCTGGCCAGCGTACTCGTTCGTCACGGTGGAGGAGGAGTCGTGA
- a CDS encoding gas vesicle protein, producing MKATEAAERAVEQLATLSGRTAEAVTGIHRTDDGWRVRVEVLELERIPRSTDLLAEYAVDLDEDGDLTGYRRVRRYTRGASRED from the coding sequence GTGAAGGCGACGGAAGCGGCCGAGCGGGCGGTCGAGCAACTGGCCACGCTCAGCGGGCGGACGGCCGAGGCCGTCACCGGCATCCACCGGACCGACGACGGCTGGCGGGTGCGGGTCGAGGTGCTCGAGCTGGAGCGGATCCCGCGCTCCACCGACCTGCTGGCCGAGTACGCCGTCGACCTCGATGAGGACGGCGACCTCACCGGTTACCGGCGCGTGCGGCGCTACACCCGCGGCGCGTCGAGAGAGGACTGA
- a CDS encoding gas vesicle protein GvpG produces the protein MGVLTVLVTWPLASVRGAVAAARLVADEAERQYRDPVAVRQALEQVEQARAAGLLSEEEAAAMEDELIGRLL, from the coding sequence ATGGGTGTCCTGACCGTACTGGTCACCTGGCCGCTGGCGTCCGTGCGGGGGGCGGTCGCGGCGGCCCGGCTGGTCGCTGACGAGGCCGAGCGGCAGTACCGCGACCCCGTCGCCGTCCGCCAGGCCCTGGAGCAGGTGGAGCAGGCCCGCGCCGCCGGGCTGCTCTCGGAGGAGGAGGCCGCGGCGATGGAGGACGAGCTGATCGGGCGGTTGCTGTGA
- a CDS encoding GvpL/GvpF family gas vesicle protein, whose translation MRTTQVAPTMEGHTAVPTAHYVYAVVPVGAPVPDELTGIDDGGVELVAHGPVAAATGKIATGRVFGRRDDLLAHSRVTDTLALGCAVIPVRFGSVVSDTDAIVAELLAPNADYFAAVLDELAGCRQFIVRARYDEEAVLAEIVAEYADIAALRERTRDQSVEASWTERIRLGELVARALELKRDADSAALLDLLAPAAADWNVRSAGEIDYLADIAFLVADERRDAFERAVEQAASDLTGRGRIRLVGPTAPYDFVPGDDPWVS comes from the coding sequence ATGAGGACGACGCAGGTAGCACCGACGATGGAGGGCCACACGGCCGTGCCGACGGCGCACTACGTGTACGCCGTCGTGCCGGTCGGCGCGCCCGTGCCGGACGAGCTCACCGGCATCGACGACGGCGGCGTCGAGCTGGTCGCCCACGGCCCGGTGGCCGCCGCGACCGGGAAGATCGCCACCGGCCGCGTATTCGGGCGGCGCGACGACCTGCTCGCGCACAGCCGCGTGACGGACACGCTGGCGCTGGGCTGCGCGGTGATCCCGGTGCGGTTCGGTTCCGTGGTGTCCGACACGGACGCCATCGTGGCCGAGTTGCTGGCGCCGAACGCGGACTACTTCGCAGCGGTCCTCGACGAGCTGGCGGGTTGCCGCCAGTTCATCGTCCGGGCCCGCTACGACGAGGAGGCCGTGCTGGCCGAGATCGTCGCGGAGTACGCGGACATCGCCGCGCTGCGCGAGCGCACCCGCGACCAGAGCGTCGAGGCGAGCTGGACCGAGCGGATCCGGCTGGGCGAGTTGGTCGCGCGGGCACTGGAGCTCAAGCGCGACGCCGACAGCGCGGCGCTGCTCGACCTGCTCGCCCCGGCCGCCGCCGACTGGAACGTCCGTTCCGCGGGCGAGATCGACTACCTCGCCGACATCGCGTTCCTGGTCGCCGACGAGCGGCGCGACGCCTTCGAACGGGCCGTGGAACAGGCGGCGAGCGACCTCACCGGGCGGGGCCGGATCCGGCTGGTCGGGCCGACGGCACCGTACGACTTCGTACCGGGTGACGACCCATGGGTGTCCTGA